GGCGCGGAAGCGGCGGACGACGCCTTGCTCCTCCGCAGGCGCGCCGGGTTGCCCTCCTGTTCCTCGTCCTCTGCCCGCTGGGCACGGGCGCATGCCGTGGTCAGAACCGGGAGGACCTGGAACTGCGCGCGGCCGTGGATTCGTTGCTCCCGCGCCTCGAGTCGCTGGCCGGCCTGCGTGCCCGCCGGGCGGTGGGCGTCGCGCGCCGCAGCCGCGCCGAGCTGCGGCGCTACGTACTCGCCCAGCTCGCCAGGGAGCTGCCGCCGGCAGAGGCGGAAGGCATCGAAGCCACCTACCGCGCCCTGGGCCTCTTCCCGGACACGCTGGATCTGCGGCGGCTACTGCTGGAGCTGTATACGGAGCAGGTGATGGGCTACTACGATCCCGAGACGGACACGCTCTACATCATGCAGGGTGTGCCCCGGGATGTGCTCGAACCGGTGCTGGCCCACGAGCTGGTGCACGCGCTTCAGGACCAGTACGTGGACCTGGACTCGCTGGTCTCGCGCAGGCGCGGCAATGACCGCCAGCTCGCGGCGCAGGCGGCCATCGAGGGGCAGGCGACGCTGGTCATGTTCGGTCTGCTGGCCGAGCGCATGGCCGGCCAACCGATAGACCTCGCCGCCCTGCCCGATCTCGGCCCGCAGCTCCGCCCCGGCCTCGAGGCGCAAAACCGGCAGTTCCCCGTCTTCCAGTCGGCCCCGCGCATCATCCGCGAAACGCTGCTCTTCCCCTACCTGGGCGGCGCCGGCTTCGTGCAGGCGCTCTGGCGCCACGCCGCTGCTCGCGGCCCTGCCGATGCCGCCGCAGGGGAGGCGGCCCGGTCGCCGCCGCCCGCCCCGTTTGGCTCCCTGCTCCCCCTGTCCACCGAGCAGGTGCTCCACGCGGAAACGCACTTCCTGCAGAGCCGCGACGCGCCCACCGAGCTGCGCTTCTCGCCGGGCCGGTCAGGCTCCGCTGCCGACGCGGCGACGCGGCGACGCGGCGACGCGGCGCTGGACGGCGAAGTCTCCGTGCCTCCCCGTCCCCGTGTCCTCCGCTCAGGGCAGGGTGGGGCAGGCTGGAAGGTGCTCTATGAGAACACGCTGGGCGAGCTCGAGATCTCGATCCTGCTCGAGGAGCACTTCGGGGAGGAAGCTGCCGCGCTGGCCCGCGGCTGGGATGGAGACCGCTACCTTCTGCTCGAAGGGCCGGGCGGCGCCCACGCCCTGGTCTGGTACTCCGTCTGGGATGACGCCGCAGCCGCCGAAGCCTTTGCCGACGCCTACCGCCGCATCCTCACCCAACGCTCGGCGCTGCGCCACGGCCGCGCCCAGCGCTCGACCGTCCAGGACCGGCCGGTTGTGCTCGTCCTGGACGCGCCCCGTCAGGTCCTTCTGGACAGCCTTCCAATCCCCTCGGTTGAATTGAAGAATGGGCCCTAACGCGCGCACTCCTCGCCGGTGAAGAACCACGCAACTCTTGCAAACCCGAGCCGGCGATGCAAGGCTAGCCAGGTTGGCTACCGGTGAGGTCTGAGATGCAGAAGTTCGATACCGCGTTGCGCGAATATGTGCTCCAGAAGATCGCCGAGATAGGCCAGGCGGACATCGTGGTTGGGCTGCCCACGCATAACAACGAGGAGACGGTGGTCGGCGTCATGACCAACGTATACCGCGGGCTGGAGATGTACTATCCCCAGCATCGTGCTGTGGTCTATGTCTCCGACGGCGGCTCCCTCGACTACACGCGTGAACTCGCCCAGAAGATGAAGTCGGCCGCCGTGCCCAAGATTGTCGCCATCTACCGCGGCGTGGGGGGCAAGGGGACTTCCTTGCGCGCGGTTTTCCAGGCGGCGGAACGTCTGGGCGCAAAGGCGGTGGCCGTCGTGGATGCGGACCTGCGCAGCATCACGCCCGAATGGATGCCGGCGCTCCTCGGGCCCGTGCTCTCCGAGGGCTACGACTTCGTCAGCCCCTACTACCTGCGCGACAAGTACGACGCCACCATCACGAACCATGTGGCCTACTCGTTTACCCGCGCCCTGTACGGCAAACGCGTGCGCCAGCCCATTGGCGGGGATTTCGGCTTCTCGCGCCGGATGGTCGAATACATCACTCACCAGGAAGTATGGGAGAGCGACGTCGCCAGGTTCGGCATCGATATCTGGCTCACCACCCTGGCCATCTGCGAGGGCTTCAAGGTCTGCGAAGCGCGACTGGGCGTCAAAGTGCATGATCCCAAGGATCCGGCCCTGGCACTGGGCCCCATGTTCCGCCACGTAGTGGGCAGCATGTTCGCTCTCATGGCTCGCTACGAGGCGGTGTGGCAGCGGGTTCGGGGCAGTCAGGCGGTCCCGCTCCTGGGCAGCCTGGACACCCTGAAGCCGGAGCCGGTGTCCGTTTCGCTGGAGCGGCTGTGGGCGAACTTCCAGTCTGGTTTCGAGCACTTCCGCTCGCTCTGGAGCGAGGTGCTGACCCCGGAAAGCTATGCCGCCGTCCAGGCCCTGGCGCAGCGAGATCTCGCCGCAGCCCGGCTCGAATACCGCGACTGGGCGCGCATCGTCTACGACTTCGCCTACACCTACAGCCGCTGGTCCCGCGACCGCTATAAGCTGGTGGAGACCATGACCCCCCTTTACTACGGGCGGGTGGCGGCGTTCGTCGCGGAGACGGCGGACATGACCACGGCCGAGGTGGAGGAGCGCGTGGTGGAGCGGCAGGCGGAGGTCTTCGAGGAGGAAAAGATCTACCTGCTCGAGCGATTTGCACAGTGGGACGCGATCACGCCGTCGTGAAGCCTTGGGCACCACGTCCGGCAGGCCCTCGTGTTGCCTGGCACCCTCTGGCGCCGTACGAGCCCGGGGCTGCCCTGGCTCCGGAGGCCATGACGGCGGACGGCAGCAAGAATGGGTGAGAAGACAGTATCACCGCGCCTGCTGATCTTCAGCGACCTGGACGGCTGCCTGCTCGATGCGGAGAGCTATGCTCTCGGCCCGGCAGAGCCCGTGTTACGAATGCTGCGCAGCCAGGGCATTCCCCTTGTTCTCTGTACCACCAAGACGCGCTCCGAGATAGTCGCGCTCTACTCCATGCTGGGCGGGCGGTACGTGACGGTGCTGGAGGATGGGGCCGGCATTCTGGTGCCGCCGGCTACGCTGCCCTGCCACCCATCTGGGGCGCGCATGACCCGCGAGGGCGCGTTCCTTTCGCTCAGCATCCCCTATTCTGCCGTCCGTCGTCATTTCGCGGCACTCCGCCGCCATATGCGCGGGGGAGTCGTGGGCTTCGGGGACCTGACGGTCCCGGAAGTGGCGCGGCTCACTCGCCTTCCGCTGTCAGCGGCCCGCCGGGCGCGACGCCGAGAATTTGATGAGCCTTTCTATTTCCTGAGGGAAGATCGGGAGCAGCAGCGGCGCGCCCGTCGCTTCGCTCGCGACCGGGGACTGCGCATCATGCACGGCGGCCGGCTCTTCCACCTGCACGGCAACACGGACAAGGGGGTGGGCGCCCGCCTGGTAAGGAGGATGATGGGCCAGGACGGTCGGCGCTGGAGGGTGGCCGCGCTCGGAGACGGCGCGCTGGACGCGCCCCTGCTGCGCATGGCAGACATCGCCGTGATCATCCCCGGCCTGGACGGCCGGCCCGATCCGGCGCTGCGCCGGCGGCTCCCCTGGGCCCGCGTGGCGGCGCTGCCCGGGCCCGCTGGCTGGGCTCAGGCCGTGCAAGAGATGCTGGGGAACGAGTGAACCTGCTCGACCTCGCGCTCCTGGGCATCTACCTGGCCACCGTTCTCGGGGCGAGTCTGATCTTCGCGCGCCGCCAGCGCTCGACCGATGATTATTACGTCGGCGGCCGGCGCCTCGCCTCCGGCTGGATTGCCCTCTCCATCCTGGCCACTCAGGTCAGCGCCATCAGCCTGCTCGGCGGTCCCGCCTTCGTCGCCCTGCAGCCGCAGGGCGGGCTCGTCTGGTTGCAGTACGAATTGGCCGTGCCGCTGGCCATGCTGGCGGCGCTGATGGTGCTGGTTCCTGTGCTGCGCCGCGCCCGCGTGGTCACGGTCTACGAGTACGTGGAGGCGCGCTTCGGCGGCGGCGCGCGCATGGCGCTGGCCCTCGTGTTCCTCCTGGCCCGCGGCCTGGCCACCGGCGTAGCGCTCTACGCCGTGGCACTCCCCCTCGCCCTCGCCTTCCATATCCCGCTGGCGGCGGCCATGATCGGGATCGGCGGGTTCGCCATCCTCTATACCACCATCGGCGGCATCAAGGCGGACGTGTTCTCCGACGCACTGCAGCTCGTTGTGCTGGTGGGCGTGATGATCGTACTGGTGGCGGAAGCCGCGGCCGGCCTGGGCGGGTGGCGGGCGGCGCTGGGAGCCCTGCCGGCCGAGCGGGCTCAGGTGCTGGTCTGGAGTGAGCACGGCCTGGGCGATGGCCAGACCTTCGCCCTCTGGCCCATGCTCATCGGCGGATTCTTCCTCTATCTATCCTATTACGGAGTGGATCAGAGCCAGGCGCAACGCTACCTGTCCACCGGCGACGTGCCCGCGGCACAGCGCGCGCTGCTCTGGAACGGCCTGTTCCGCTTCCCCGTCGCAGCCCTCTACTGCTTGCTGGGCCTGCTGCTCGCCGGCTGGCTGCAGGCGCGTCCCGAGTTCGCCGCCGCCGCCGCGCTGGACCGGCCGGACGCGCTGGTGCCGCGATTCGTGCTGGATTACGCGCCGGCCGGCGTGCGGGGTCTCTTCATCGCCGGCCTGCTCGCCGCCGCCATGTCTACTCTCGACTCCGCATACAACTCCCTCTCCGCCGTGACCCTGCGCGATGTGCTCGGCTGGCGGGAACAGAGCGCCGCGCGCCTCCGGGCGGCTCGCGCGCTTACCCTGCTCTGGGGCGTTGTGTGCACCGCCGCATCCTTCCTCTTCGCACGCTCGAGCCGCACGGTGATCGAAACGGTCAACCAGGTGGGTTCGCTCTTCTACGGGCCTATCCTGGCCCTTTTCATTCTGGGGATGCTGTTCCGCCGGCCTGGCGGGGTGGCTGCCCTGGGCGGACTGGTGGCGGGGCTGGCGGCTAACGCGGCGCTCTGGCGGCTTGCCCCGGGCGTCTCCTGGATGTGGTGGAACGCCATCGGCTTCGGGATCAGCCTGCTCGCCGGCCTGGCGCTGGGCACCTTGAGCAGGGCCGTGGCCGTACCTGCGGAGCTGCTATGGACGCCAACGCCCGCCCAATGGCAGCGCCCTCCCCTTCGCCGGGACTACGCCGCCTGGCTGCTCGTGCTGGCCTTCCTGGGCATCATGCTCGTGGCGTTGCTCGCGCCGATCGCGTTCCGCATTTGAGCAGCGACAACCCGACGCCCCGGCTGCGCGCCGCGAGTGTTCGCCTGCTCAGGCAGGGCGACCCAACCAGGGCCTCCACCCGGCCAGCCGGCGCTAACCGCCGCGCAGCCCCAGCCCCAGCCCCACCCTGGCCCTTGAGCTACACGTCCAGCAGCACCAGTTCGTCCAGGCGCTCCGAGCTGCACTTCGCCCGGGCCTGCCCGTCTCTCGGCAACGGGTAGCGGTACACCTCGCCCGCGTAGTTGCGCATCACGATCTCCTCGTCCGTCACGGACTCGACGTACTCCGGCAGCAGCGGGATCTTGCCGCCGCCGCCCGGCGCGTCGATCACGTAGTGGGGGACGCACAGCCCGCTGGTCCAGCCTCGCAGCGCGCGGATGATTTCGAGCCCCTTCTCGATGCTGGTGCGGAAGTGCTCGCCGCCGGCGACCACGTCCGCCTGGTAGATGTAGTAGGGTCGCACCCGCGCCTTCACCAGCTTATGCATCAGCTCCTTCATGATGGCGGGGTCGTCGTTCACGCCCTTGAGCAGCACGGTCTGGCAGCCCAGCGGCGCGCCCGCGTCGGCCAGCATGCCCAGCGCCTTCGTCGCCTCCGGCGTCAGCTCGGCCGGATCGTTGAAGTGCACATTGATGTAGACGGGGTGGTACTTGCGGATCACCTCGCAGAGCTGGGGCGTGATGCGCTGCGGCAGGTGACTGGGCATGCGCGTGTGGATGCGGAGGATCTCGAGGTGCGGGATCTCGCGCAGCGTCTTCAGGAAGTATTCGATCCGCCGGTCCGACAGCATGAACGGGTCGCCGCCCGACATGATGATGTCCCGCACCTCGGTGTGCGCGCGCAGGTAGGCGAACGCCGAGTCGAACTGATTCAGCGGAATCTTCTCCGGGTCGCCCACCTTGCGACGTCGGGTGCAGAAGCGGCAGTAGCTGGCGCACACGGGCGAGACCAGGAACAGCACGCGGTCGGGGTAGCGGTGCGTCAGGTTGGGTACGGGAGAGTCGGCGTCCTCGTCCAGCGAGTCGACGATGCCGTCCTCGACCACCAGTTCTTCCGCGGTGGGCACGTACTGCCGCCAGAAGGGGTCGCCCGGGTCGCGGATGGAGTCGAGCACGGCGGGCGTGATGCGGAGATTGAACTTGTCGATCGCCTTCTGGACCGCCTCCCGGTCGATGTTCTCTGCGCCGAAGCGCTCAACGAGCTCGTCGACGGTGGTAAGGCTCTGCTGCAGGATCTGTTGCCACGTTTCCATGGTTGCGCTTGCCCGATAGTGAGGGTTGCAGTCGCCTGGCGTAGATCACCCGATCATCGCCTTCTGCATAGAAATCCGGGACTCGTGCGACCTCGCGGTAGCCGCGCCGCGCGTAAAAGGCACGCGTGGGCTGATAGAGCGGCTGGGATGAGGTCTCGATGAGCACGAGCCGAGCATCCTCGCGGGCAAGCCTTCGTTCCACCTCCTGGAGCAGCAGGGTCCCGACCCCCGCGTGTTGCACTGCCGGCGCAACGGCGATCCAGTACAGATCCCAGGTGCCGGCCGTGCCAGGCGTGGGGCCGTAGCAGACGTAGCCGAGCAGGTCGCCGCCAGGGGTGAAGGCGCCCAGGGCGGTATAGTCCTGTCCGGGGTGATTGAAGAACGAATCCAGAACTTCCAATGCGATGTCGATTTCCTGGTCGCGGAAGAAACCGCTCTGGCTGAGGATCTCCGTGACCGCAGTGCGGTCACCCGGCCGGAGCGGCTCGATCTGGATTGGGGGTGCGACGTCGTCGACCGCGCCCCCGGCTCCCGCCCTAGCCCGACCGTTGCCGCCGCCGCTCCAGCCCGCGCCCTTTCCGTCCCGCGACACGGCCACACCAGCGCCGGGCGTGCCCTCGGCACTGCGTCGCGCGGGCGACGCCGCCGAAGGCAGTGCGCGCAGCGCTGTCAGCGCCTCGCGGCGCCGTTGCACGCCGGCCTCGGGGTGGTCCCGTTGCGCGGCCTGTACCACGCGGCTGATCAGCTCGGCATAGCTCCAGCCGCGGGCGCCGGCCATGCGCGTCAGGCCCGCAGTGGGCGAGAGATCGGGGTTCGGATTGACTTCCAGCACGTGCAGCCGGCCGGCACTGTCGGTGCGCAGATCGACTCGGCCGTAGCCCTGGCCCTCGATCATGCGCCAGGCAGCCCGTGCCAGCCGGATCGCTTCCTCCCGCGTGCGCCGGTCGAGCTGCGCCGGGCACTGTGGCACGGAGCCGCGGTCTTCCGCCGAGCCCGTGTCCCACTTCGCGCGATAGCAGAGCAGCGGCCAGTGGCCGGGTGGCATGCCCTCGAAGAGGATCTCGGCCACCGGCAACACCTCGTCGTCCACCAGGCCCACGTTGAACTCGCGGCCGCTCAGGAACTCCTGAACCACCGCTGCGCCGTATTGCCAGGCGCGCTCGAGTGCCGCTGCCAGCTCGGCCGCGTCCCGAACCACGGACTCCTGCGATATGCCAAGGGAGGCGTCCTCCCCCGCCGGCTTCACAATGGCCGGATAGCGCCGCCAGGGCGGGACAGCCTCGCCCGGGCCCACCAGCCTCCACGCGGGCACGGGAAGCCCCGCCCTTTCCAGCAACGCATTCACCCGGTCCTTGCGCCGGGCCAGCGCCAGCGTCTCGGCGCTGCTCCCCGTGAAGGGCAACCCCAGCAGCTCGAGGACACCAGCCGCGGGCGCTTCCAGCACGCTCGTTCCGCCCACCGCCTCGCACAGGTTGAAAACCAGTTGGACCGAGTCCTGCGCCAGCCGCGCCGCCCACTCCATGGTCCGCGCCCCCGCGGCAATCGTCACACTGGTATGAGTCAGCTCGGCCAGCGCCTGCTGCACACTATCCACCGCTTCCAGCACGCCCCGCTCGTCCGCAGTTGAGCCGAGGCGCGAGCGCACGTCGTCATAGAGGACCGCGATCCTCACGAGCGCATCCCGTAGCGCTCGAGCGCCAGCCGGAGCACCGTGCAGATCAGCTCGTTGTAGTCCATCCCCGCAGCGCGCGCAGCTTTCGGGAAGCACGAGTTCTGCGCCGGGTCCGGCAGGATCCCCGGCAGCGGATTGATCTCCAGGACCTGCGGCTCGCCGCGGGCGTCCAGCCGCAGGTCCACACGCGCCCAGTCGCGGCAGCCCAGGGCGCGGTACGCGGCCAGTGCCGTGGCCTCGATGCTCGCGGCCAGCTCCGCCTCGAGGGCAGCCGGACAAGCGAAGATCTCGAGCGGCGCCTGCGGCGTGTCCCACACCCACTTCGCCTCGTAGCCGTAGATAGGGGCGGCCTCAGCCGGCAGCGCGTCGAAGCGCAGCTCCACCAGCGGCAGCGCACGCGCTGCCGCTCCGTTGCCCAGCACCGCGCACGTGAACTCACGCCCGGGCAGGAACTCCTCGACCAGCGCGGGCTGCCCGTACTCCTCGAGGACTTCGGCCGCTCGCATCACTGCCGCCTCCGCGGTGCGGCAGAACGCGCGCTCAGGTACGCCCTTGCTCGAGCCCTCGTGCAGCGGCTTCACCATCACGGGCAGTTGCAGCCCGTTCAGCCACCCCGCCGCCCCGCGCCCCGCCGCCCATCCCGAGGGGTGGACCAGGAAGCGCGGCGTCGCAACCCCCTGCGCCAGCCAGACCTCTTTGGCGCGTTGCTTGTCCAGCGAGAGGGAGAGGGTCAGCGGGTCGCTGCCCGTATAGGGAACACCGTAGAACTCGCACATCGCCGGGACGTGCGATTCCCGGTTCGGGCCGTTCGACCCTTCGGCTATGTTGAAGACGATGTCCGGGCGGGCGTGGCGAAGCTTTAGAGGAAAGTCCTGGTCGGCCTCCAGCCGGATCACCTCACCCATCGGGCGGAGTGCCGATTCGACGGCGTCAATGGTGGCGGGGTCGTCCCACTCCGCGTAGCGGTCGGTGGGGGCAGCGGTTCGGGAGTCCGGTCCGCTACTGGGGGGCTCCCCGCTTGGAGGCTCTTCGTCCTCCGCTGGCTTTTGATTGTAGGCGAAGCCGATGCGCAGGTTCATTTCCCGGGGAGTTTACACCCCCTATGAAAAAGTGTGCACGCGCTGCACCACTCGATTGCTCCGGGATTCCATCAGCCGGAATGCTAAGCGCCCTGGTACACTGGCATGCGCCGCAAGTTCTCGCGCGTTCTCCACCTCGTTGGCTTACGGCATAAACCGGGCCGCGCCGCGCCGGGTCAGGCGCCGCACAAACGTAATGGAAGTGGCGAGCGGAGGGAAGAGTTTTGTTCGGGCAAATTTTTGGCGGGCAAGCAGGCGCGGACTGAGGCAGGCTCGTTCGGGGCCAAGGCACCATATGGCAGCGGCTTGCCCGGGCCGCCGGGTAGCCGCTAAATTTTTATATGAGAATGGAATACGGGAAAATTCCGGCGTGATCCGCCTGCACCTGCCGCAACCGCCCCAGCCCGCTCGGGGTTACGACGTCTGGCTCGGGCCCGGCGCGCTTGGTGAGCTTCCCAGCCTCTTGCCGGATGTGGCGCCCGCCGCCCGCTACGCCATCCTGGCCGACGCCAACGTGGCGCGGCTGCTGGCGCCCCGCGTGCGGGCTTCACTCGAAGCCGCCGGTCTGACCGCGGACCTGCTCGAGTTCCCGGCGGGCGAGGCGCACAAGACGCGGGCCACGTGGGCCGAGCTGACGGATGCGCTGCTGGCGCGAGGCATGGGCCGCGACGGTTGCATCATCGCGCTGGGCGGCGGCGTGACCGGCGACCTGGCCGGCTTCGTCGCGGCCACCTACATGCGCGGGATCCCCGTGGTGCAGGTTCCGACCACGCTGGTCGCCATGCTGGACGCAGCCATCGGCGGGAAAACGGGGGTGGATGCGCCGGGCGGCAAGAACCTGGTGGGCGCGTTTCACCAGCCGCGTGCCGTGCTGA
The genomic region above belongs to Gemmatimonadota bacterium and contains:
- a CDS encoding KamA family radical SAM protein, with protein sequence METWQQILQQSLTTVDELVERFGAENIDREAVQKAIDKFNLRITPAVLDSIRDPGDPFWRQYVPTAEELVVEDGIVDSLDEDADSPVPNLTHRYPDRVLFLVSPVCASYCRFCTRRRKVGDPEKIPLNQFDSAFAYLRAHTEVRDIIMSGGDPFMLSDRRIEYFLKTLREIPHLEILRIHTRMPSHLPQRITPQLCEVIRKYHPVYINVHFNDPAELTPEATKALGMLADAGAPLGCQTVLLKGVNDDPAIMKELMHKLVKARVRPYYIYQADVVAGGEHFRTSIEKGLEIIRALRGWTSGLCVPHYVIDAPGGGGKIPLLPEYVESVTDEEIVMRNYAGEVYRYPLPRDGQARAKCSSERLDELVLLDV
- a CDS encoding GNAT family N-acetyltransferase, which codes for MRIAVLYDDVRSRLGSTADERGVLEAVDSVQQALAELTHTSVTIAAGARTMEWAARLAQDSVQLVFNLCEAVGGTSVLEAPAAGVLELLGLPFTGSSAETLALARRKDRVNALLERAGLPVPAWRLVGPGEAVPPWRRYPAIVKPAGEDASLGISQESVVRDAAELAAALERAWQYGAAVVQEFLSGREFNVGLVDDEVLPVAEILFEGMPPGHWPLLCYRAKWDTGSAEDRGSVPQCPAQLDRRTREEAIRLARAAWRMIEGQGYGRVDLRTDSAGRLHVLEVNPNPDLSPTAGLTRMAGARGWSYAELISRVVQAAQRDHPEAGVQRRREALTALRALPSAASPARRSAEGTPGAGVAVSRDGKGAGWSGGGNGRARAGAGGAVDDVAPPIQIEPLRPGDRTAVTEILSQSGFFRDQEIDIALEVLDSFFNHPGQDYTALGAFTPGGDLLGYVCYGPTPGTAGTWDLYWIAVAPAVQHAGVGTLLLQEVERRLAREDARLVLIETSSQPLYQPTRAFYARRGYREVARVPDFYAEGDDRVIYARRLQPSLSGKRNHGNVATDPAAEPYHRRRAR
- a CDS encoding D-alanine--D-alanine ligase produces the protein MNLRIGFAYNQKPAEDEEPPSGEPPSSGPDSRTAAPTDRYAEWDDPATIDAVESALRPMGEVIRLEADQDFPLKLRHARPDIVFNIAEGSNGPNRESHVPAMCEFYGVPYTGSDPLTLSLSLDKQRAKEVWLAQGVATPRFLVHPSGWAAGRGAAGWLNGLQLPVMVKPLHEGSSKGVPERAFCRTAEAAVMRAAEVLEEYGQPALVEEFLPGREFTCAVLGNGAAARALPLVELRFDALPAEAAPIYGYEAKWVWDTPQAPLEIFACPAALEAELAASIEATALAAYRALGCRDWARVDLRLDARGEPQVLEINPLPGILPDPAQNSCFPKAARAAGMDYNELICTVLRLALERYGMRS
- a CDS encoding sodium/solute symporter (Members of the Solute:Sodium Symporter (SSS), TC 2.A.21 as described in tcdb.org, catalyze solute:Na+ symport. Known solutes for members of the family include sugars, amino acids, nucleosides, inositols, vitamins, urea or anions, depending on the system.); this translates as MNLLDLALLGIYLATVLGASLIFARRQRSTDDYYVGGRRLASGWIALSILATQVSAISLLGGPAFVALQPQGGLVWLQYELAVPLAMLAALMVLVPVLRRARVVTVYEYVEARFGGGARMALALVFLLARGLATGVALYAVALPLALAFHIPLAAAMIGIGGFAILYTTIGGIKADVFSDALQLVVLVGVMIVLVAEAAAGLGGWRAALGALPAERAQVLVWSEHGLGDGQTFALWPMLIGGFFLYLSYYGVDQSQAQRYLSTGDVPAAQRALLWNGLFRFPVAALYCLLGLLLAGWLQARPEFAAAAALDRPDALVPRFVLDYAPAGVRGLFIAGLLAAAMSTLDSAYNSLSAVTLRDVLGWREQSAARLRAARALTLLWGVVCTAASFLFARSSRTVIETVNQVGSLFYGPILALFILGMLFRRPGGVAALGGLVAGLAANAALWRLAPGVSWMWWNAIGFGISLLAGLALGTLSRAVAVPAELLWTPTPAQWQRPPLRRDYAAWLLVLAFLGIMLVALLAPIAFRI
- a CDS encoding glycosyltransferase; its protein translation is MQKFDTALREYVLQKIAEIGQADIVVGLPTHNNEETVVGVMTNVYRGLEMYYPQHRAVVYVSDGGSLDYTRELAQKMKSAAVPKIVAIYRGVGGKGTSLRAVFQAAERLGAKAVAVVDADLRSITPEWMPALLGPVLSEGYDFVSPYYLRDKYDATITNHVAYSFTRALYGKRVRQPIGGDFGFSRRMVEYITHQEVWESDVARFGIDIWLTTLAICEGFKVCEARLGVKVHDPKDPALALGPMFRHVVGSMFALMARYEAVWQRVRGSQAVPLLGSLDTLKPEPVSVSLERLWANFQSGFEHFRSLWSEVLTPESYAAVQALAQRDLAAARLEYRDWARIVYDFAYTYSRWSRDRYKLVETMTPLYYGRVAAFVAETADMTTAEVEERVVERQAEVFEEEKIYLLERFAQWDAITPS